The Pirellulimonas nuda genome includes a region encoding these proteins:
- a CDS encoding AAA family ATPase: MKLTDLHIDGFGVWNDLPLKQLSPRITVFYGPNEAGKTTLMEFLRSMLYGMTDYRRWRYLPPVNGGRPGGRLGLLTDDGPFEATRYADRGDHDTGKVTVYLPGGESQGDRLLRESLDAVDEATFNNVFAVGLDEIQELGTLSGTDAAQWIYRLTSGLDRVSLYDVIQGLRTTRGKLLSPDENRSEITRLTAEREKLQTEIADLIAQGRRWSRLAVECAELDEQIEAARTEQKQSERTARRVEIAIGLKPLWIERANVEDQLLEYAGLYALKEGAIADLDELNGKIEEHRRQRDVLRGQRKQLLAESEELGVNQALVRNCCRLDALAEQKEWVESLQRQGAELGEEAKQLEQRLTSENNRLARLWTGDLKHAPDLTQAMVDDLEPHAVSLAAAERELDTVKAELDLRRGSEQKYRAKIESTRAAGDKLGLPTDLKQAGDLVARLRRRVQVEQRIDQAQRHVMDLDNQSHELLDRQVMPIELFALLGGVFVLGVVMCGVWWWYPTSAFGEWGGWVALIGIMGSVISLLVSYFLHDSAEEQFDAAHRQLEVVERQLEEAKRDKQKLDVELPMTDGSVVIHLQSAERHLAELEHMAPVENQRRAADQEVLSAEQQYESAKQRVAKALGEWQGRLRALGLPEKLLASDLKIMAGQYEQLTQLKLQAQNRREEIDRRQRELAAVEQRIVALAEEADLVIEEATPVEQLDALLSERRLQQSRIDHRQKLLDRAREIKEKEAKHHKSAETLGQRRETVFQQAGVEDEEAYRRLASDLAAAAKKTEKRDRLTREIAAAMGKASTEEDYAPMMAEGVIGRLEGQWEKLTAEHEAIGAKLDELSARRGAAEQEQKALAEDVTLADKQLALGCVETKLARAAAAWREQALLGVVLEEVRGDYETNRQPETLREASEYLKRLTKGRYTRIWTPLASDVLVVDNDAGDSLPVDVLSRGTREQLFLSIRLALIAMYARRGVALPMILDDVLVNFDVGRSRIAAQVLSDFARDGHQLLVFTCHEHVWSMFQDLDVDCRRLPDRFGAEVDVEEAPFEEVAEVEAIEEPEVFVEEAAEEEGEDIAAEYGELTPGSRMLEFEYGALAPRYVEREVLVSS, from the coding sequence ATGAAGCTCACCGACCTGCACATCGACGGCTTCGGCGTCTGGAACGACCTGCCGCTCAAGCAGCTTTCGCCGCGCATCACGGTCTTCTACGGCCCCAACGAAGCGGGCAAGACGACGCTGATGGAGTTCTTGCGGTCGATGCTGTACGGCATGACCGACTACCGCCGTTGGCGCTACCTTCCGCCGGTGAACGGCGGCCGGCCCGGCGGACGGCTGGGGCTGCTGACCGACGACGGCCCCTTCGAGGCGACCCGCTACGCCGACCGCGGCGACCACGACACCGGCAAGGTGACCGTCTACCTGCCCGGCGGAGAATCGCAGGGAGACCGGCTGCTGCGCGAGTCGCTCGACGCGGTCGACGAGGCGACCTTCAACAACGTGTTTGCCGTCGGGCTGGACGAGATCCAGGAACTCGGCACGCTCAGCGGAACCGACGCCGCGCAGTGGATCTACCGGCTCACCTCCGGCCTCGACCGGGTGTCGCTGTACGACGTCATCCAGGGCCTGCGGACCACCCGCGGCAAGCTGCTTTCCCCGGACGAGAACCGCTCCGAGATCACCCGCCTGACCGCGGAGCGTGAGAAGCTTCAGACCGAGATCGCCGACCTGATCGCCCAGGGCCGCCGCTGGAGCCGGCTGGCGGTCGAGTGCGCAGAACTGGACGAGCAGATCGAGGCGGCCCGCACGGAGCAGAAGCAGTCGGAGCGGACCGCACGGCGGGTCGAGATCGCGATCGGCCTGAAGCCGTTGTGGATCGAACGCGCGAACGTCGAAGACCAACTGCTGGAGTACGCCGGGCTCTATGCGCTCAAAGAGGGGGCGATCGCCGACCTCGACGAGCTCAACGGCAAGATCGAGGAACACCGCCGACAGCGCGACGTGCTGCGCGGGCAGCGGAAGCAGTTGTTGGCGGAGTCCGAGGAGCTGGGGGTGAACCAGGCGCTGGTGCGCAACTGCTGCCGGCTCGACGCGCTCGCCGAGCAGAAGGAATGGGTCGAGTCGCTCCAGCGGCAGGGCGCCGAGCTTGGCGAGGAGGCCAAGCAGCTCGAGCAACGCCTAACCAGCGAGAACAACCGCCTCGCGCGGCTGTGGACCGGCGACCTCAAGCACGCCCCCGACCTCACCCAGGCGATGGTGGACGACCTCGAGCCCCACGCCGTGAGCCTGGCGGCCGCGGAGCGCGAGCTGGACACGGTCAAGGCGGAGCTCGACCTCCGGCGCGGAAGCGAGCAGAAGTACCGCGCCAAGATCGAGTCGACCCGCGCCGCGGGCGACAAGCTGGGGCTGCCGACCGACCTCAAGCAGGCCGGCGACCTGGTGGCCAGGCTGCGTCGCCGCGTGCAGGTGGAGCAGCGGATCGACCAGGCGCAGCGCCACGTGATGGACCTCGACAACCAGTCGCACGAGCTGCTCGACCGGCAGGTGATGCCCATCGAGCTGTTTGCGCTGTTGGGCGGGGTGTTCGTGCTGGGCGTGGTGATGTGCGGCGTGTGGTGGTGGTACCCCACCTCCGCGTTTGGCGAGTGGGGGGGATGGGTCGCGCTGATCGGCATCATGGGCTCGGTGATCTCGCTGCTGGTGAGCTACTTCCTGCACGACTCCGCCGAGGAACAGTTCGACGCGGCGCACCGCCAGCTCGAGGTGGTGGAGCGCCAGCTCGAAGAAGCCAAGCGAGACAAGCAGAAGCTCGACGTCGAGCTGCCGATGACCGACGGCAGCGTGGTGATCCACCTGCAGAGCGCCGAGCGTCACCTGGCCGAGCTCGAGCACATGGCCCCGGTAGAAAACCAACGCCGCGCCGCCGACCAAGAAGTCCTCTCCGCCGAGCAGCAGTACGAATCGGCCAAGCAGCGCGTCGCCAAGGCGCTGGGCGAGTGGCAGGGCCGGCTGCGGGCGCTCGGCCTGCCCGAGAAGCTGCTGGCCAGCGACCTGAAGATCATGGCGGGCCAGTACGAGCAGCTCACCCAGCTCAAGCTCCAGGCCCAGAACCGCCGCGAAGAGATCGATCGCCGGCAACGCGAACTGGCCGCGGTCGAGCAGCGGATCGTCGCGCTCGCCGAAGAGGCGGACCTGGTGATCGAGGAGGCGACCCCCGTCGAGCAGCTCGACGCCCTGCTGAGCGAGCGACGCCTGCAGCAGTCGCGCATCGACCACCGCCAGAAGCTGCTGGACCGCGCACGCGAGATCAAAGAGAAGGAAGCAAAGCACCACAAGTCGGCCGAGACGCTCGGCCAGCGGCGCGAGACGGTCTTCCAGCAGGCCGGGGTGGAGGACGAAGAAGCCTACCGTCGGCTGGCCTCAGACCTCGCCGCCGCCGCGAAGAAGACGGAGAAGCGCGACCGGCTGACCCGCGAGATCGCGGCCGCGATGGGCAAAGCAAGCACCGAAGAGGACTACGCCCCCATGATGGCCGAGGGGGTTATCGGGCGGCTCGAGGGGCAGTGGGAGAAGCTCACGGCCGAGCACGAAGCCATCGGCGCCAAGCTGGACGAGCTGTCCGCCCGGCGGGGGGCCGCGGAACAAGAGCAGAAGGCGCTGGCCGAGGACGTCACGCTCGCCGACAAGCAGCTCGCGCTCGGCTGCGTGGAGACGAAGCTAGCACGCGCCGCGGCCGCCTGGCGAGAGCAGGCGCTTCTGGGCGTGGTGCTGGAGGAGGTCCGCGGCGACTACGAGACCAACCGGCAGCCAGAAACGCTGCGTGAGGCGTCGGAGTACCTCAAGCGGCTCACCAAGGGGCGGTACACCCGCATCTGGACGCCGCTGGCGAGCGACGTGCTCGTGGTGGACAACGACGCCGGCGACTCGCTGCCGGTGGACGTGCTTAGCCGCGGCACGCGCGAGCAGCTCTTCCTCAGCATCCGCCTGGCGCTCATCGCCATGTACGCCCGGCGGGGCGTCGCCCTGCCGATGATCTTGGACGACGTGCTGGTGAACTTCGACGTAGGCCGGTCGCGGATCGCCGCCCAGGTGCTGAGCGACTTCGCCCGCGACGGGCACCAGTTGCTGGTGTTCACCTGCCACGAGCACGTGTGGTCGATGTTCCAGGACCTCGACGTCGACTGCCGCCGGCTGCCCGATCGCTTCGGCGCAGAGGTGGACGTCGAGGAGGCGCCATTCGAAGAAGTCGCAGAAGTCGAGGCCATCGAAGAGCCGGAAGTGTTCGTCGAAGAAGCGGCTGAAGAAGAAGGCGAGGACATCGCCGCCGAGTACGGCGAACTGACGCCCGGCTCGAGGATGCTGGAGTTCGAGTACGGGGCCCTCGCCCCCCGGTACGTGGAGCGCGAGGTGCTGGTCAGCAGCTGA
- a CDS encoding aldo/keto reductase: MPVFSLGGMRYQQSWDDLPLEDVEEENQRNLEAVVRRALELGVNHIETARGYGSSERQLGRILPTLPRDKIVVQTKIAPCADPELFRQHVHESLDRLGLEHIDLLGLHGINTYEAHWHSVRPGGCLEVARQLQAEGKVRHVGFSTHGSLPQILDTLRTDVNGGFDYVNLHWYYIFQNNWPAIEEATRRDIGVFIISPVNKGGMLNSPSDRLVELCGPLHPIVFNCLFCLARPQVHTLSLGAARPSDFDLQMRVPPLLEGAANTLTPIVARLDAAMADAVGPEVAQRYAEGLPDWQSAPGYMNFKTMLWLRNLALAYDLVEYGQMRYNLLGNGGHWFPGLSAAGLGAIPDEAFAKAVKNSPFADQVRGWLEQTHSLLGGAAVQRLSQS, encoded by the coding sequence ATGCCCGTCTTCAGTTTGGGGGGGATGCGCTACCAGCAGTCGTGGGACGACCTGCCGTTAGAGGACGTGGAAGAAGAGAACCAGCGGAACCTCGAGGCGGTGGTGCGCCGCGCGTTGGAGCTGGGCGTCAACCACATCGAGACCGCCCGCGGCTACGGCAGCAGCGAGCGGCAGCTCGGCCGGATCTTGCCGACGCTGCCACGCGACAAGATCGTGGTACAGACCAAGATCGCCCCCTGCGCAGACCCCGAGCTGTTCCGGCAGCACGTGCACGAGTCGCTCGACCGGCTCGGCCTCGAACACATCGACCTACTCGGCCTGCACGGCATCAATACCTACGAGGCGCACTGGCACTCGGTGCGGCCCGGCGGCTGCCTGGAGGTCGCCCGCCAGTTGCAGGCCGAGGGCAAGGTCCGCCACGTGGGGTTCTCTACCCACGGCTCCCTGCCTCAAATACTGGACACGCTGCGCACCGACGTCAACGGCGGGTTCGACTACGTCAACCTGCACTGGTACTACATCTTCCAGAACAACTGGCCGGCGATCGAAGAAGCAACGCGTCGCGACATCGGGGTGTTCATCATTAGCCCGGTCAACAAAGGGGGGATGCTCAACTCGCCCAGCGATCGGCTCGTCGAGTTGTGCGGCCCGCTGCACCCGATCGTCTTCAACTGCCTGTTCTGCTTGGCAAGGCCCCAGGTGCACACGCTCAGCCTGGGCGCCGCGCGGCCGAGCGACTTCGATTTGCAGATGAGGGTGCCGCCCCTGCTCGAGGGCGCCGCCAACACGCTGACGCCGATCGTCGCCAGGCTCGACGCAGCGATGGCGGACGCGGTCGGCCCCGAGGTTGCTCAGCGGTACGCCGAGGGGCTCCCCGATTGGCAGAGCGCGCCGGGCTACATGAACTTCAAGACCATGCTGTGGCTCCGCAACCTGGCGCTCGCCTACGACCTCGTCGAATACGGCCAGATGCGCTACAACCTGCTGGGCAACGGCGGCCACTGGTTCCCGGGGCTGAGCGCAGCGGGGTTGGGCGCGATCCCCGACGAAGCGTTCGCCAAAGCAGTAAAGAACTCGCCGTTTGCCGACCAGGTCCGCGGCTGGCTGGAACAGACGCACAGCCTGCTCGGGGGAGCAGCGGTCCAGCGGCTCTCCCAGAGCTGA